One genomic window of Anguilla anguilla isolate fAngAng1 chromosome 13, fAngAng1.pri, whole genome shotgun sequence includes the following:
- the oxtr gene encoding oxytocin receptor isoform X2, which produces MEGVLKDLDFWSMNESLSNTTLGNGTGGNQTVNPLRRNEEVAKVEVTVLALVLFLALAGNVCVLLAIHTTKHSQSRMYYFMKHLSIADLVVAIFQVLPQLIWDITFRFYGPDILCRLVKYGQIVGMFASTYMLVLMSIDRCLAICQPLRSLHRRKDRFYVIFSWALSLLFSVPQMYIFSMRDVGSGVYDCWGEFVQPWGAKAYVTWISLSIYIIPVAILSFCYGLISFKIWQNFKLKTKREHCITLTTMASKGTELSRVSSVNLISKAKITTVKMTFVIVVAYIVCWTPFFFVQMWSAWDPDAPREEMPFIISMLLASLNSCCNPWIYMFFAGHLFHDLRQHFLCCSRRYLKPSQCNCERESSRKSNSSTFAIKSTSSQKSITQTSFT; this is translated from the exons ATGGAGGGTGTTTTAAAAGATCTGGACTTTTGGTCTATGAACGAATCCCTGAGTAACACAACTCTTGGCAACGGAACCGGAGGCAATCAAACCGTGAACCCTTTGAGGCGCAACGAAGAAGTAGCCAAAGTAGAGGTGACCGTGCTCGCCCTGGTGCTGTTTCTGGCTCTGGCTGGCAACGTGTGCGTCTTACTCGCTATCCACACTACCAAGCACAGTCAGTCTCGAATGTACTATTTTATGAAGCACCTCAGTATAGCGGATCTAGTGGTAGCGATCTTTCAGGTCTTGCCACAACTCATTTGGGATATCACATTTAGGTTTTACGGACCAGATATTCTCTGCAGGCTGGTGAAGTACGGGCAAATCGTTGGGATGTTTGCCTCAACCTACATGCTTGTTTTGATGTCAATAGACAGGTGCTTAGCCATCTGCCAGCCACTGCGCTCCTTGCATAGGAGAAAGGACCGCTTCTATGTGATTTTCTCCTGGGCACTCAGCCTCTTGTTCAGCGTCCCTCAGATGTACATCTTCTCCATGAGGGACGTTGGATCCGGGGTGTATGACTGCTGGGGGGAATTCGTGCAGCCCTGGGGAGCCAAAGCGTACGTGACGTGGATTAGTCTTTCCATCTATATCATTCCGGTGGCCATACTGAGCTTTTGCTATGGACTGATAAGCTTTAAAATATGGCAAAactttaaactgaaaacaaagagagaaCATTGTATTACGCTCACCACTATGGCTTCAAAAGGCACTGAGCTTTCGCGGGTGAGCAGCGTAAATCTAATCTCCAAAGCAAAGATCACAACTGTGAAAATGACTTTTGTGATAGTCGTGGCATATATCGTTTGCTGGACTCCCTTTTTCTTCGTGCAGATGTGGTCAGCTTGGGATCCTGACGCACCCAGAGAAG AGATGCCCTTCATTATTTCTATGCTGCTGGCCAGTCTCAACAGCTGCTGTAACCCCTGGATCTACATGTTTTTTGCGGGCCACCTATTCCATGATCTGAGGCAGCATTTCCTGTGCTGCTCCAGGCGCTACCTGAAGCCATCCCAGTGTAACTGCGAGCGTGAGTCCAGCCGCAAGAGCAACTCCTCCACCTTCGCCATCAAGAGCACCAgcagccagaagagcatcacACAGACCTCCTTCACATGA
- the oxtr gene encoding oxytocin receptor isoform X1 yields the protein MEGVLKDLDFWSMNESLSNTTLGNGTGGNQTVNPLRRNEEVAKVEVTVLALVLFLALAGNVCVLLAIHTTKHSQSRMYYFMKHLSIADLVVAIFQVLPQLIWDITFRFYGPDILCRLVKYGQIVGMFASTYMLVLMSIDRCLAICQPLRSLHRRKDRFYVIFSWALSLLFSVPQMYIFSMRDVGSGVYDCWGEFVQPWGAKAYVTWISLSIYIIPVAILSFCYGLISFKIWQNFKLKTKREHCITLTTMASKGTELSRVSSVNLISKAKITTVKMTFVIVVAYIVCWTPFFFVQMWSAWDPDAPREEMPFIISMLLASLNSCCNPWIYMFFAGHLFHDLRQHFLCCSRRYLKPSQCNCEHVHHRGPAASVLKPGLFFLLFKHTSAIHRHDILSHHPVQRLTQ from the exons ATGGAGGGTGTTTTAAAAGATCTGGACTTTTGGTCTATGAACGAATCCCTGAGTAACACAACTCTTGGCAACGGAACCGGAGGCAATCAAACCGTGAACCCTTTGAGGCGCAACGAAGAAGTAGCCAAAGTAGAGGTGACCGTGCTCGCCCTGGTGCTGTTTCTGGCTCTGGCTGGCAACGTGTGCGTCTTACTCGCTATCCACACTACCAAGCACAGTCAGTCTCGAATGTACTATTTTATGAAGCACCTCAGTATAGCGGATCTAGTGGTAGCGATCTTTCAGGTCTTGCCACAACTCATTTGGGATATCACATTTAGGTTTTACGGACCAGATATTCTCTGCAGGCTGGTGAAGTACGGGCAAATCGTTGGGATGTTTGCCTCAACCTACATGCTTGTTTTGATGTCAATAGACAGGTGCTTAGCCATCTGCCAGCCACTGCGCTCCTTGCATAGGAGAAAGGACCGCTTCTATGTGATTTTCTCCTGGGCACTCAGCCTCTTGTTCAGCGTCCCTCAGATGTACATCTTCTCCATGAGGGACGTTGGATCCGGGGTGTATGACTGCTGGGGGGAATTCGTGCAGCCCTGGGGAGCCAAAGCGTACGTGACGTGGATTAGTCTTTCCATCTATATCATTCCGGTGGCCATACTGAGCTTTTGCTATGGACTGATAAGCTTTAAAATATGGCAAAactttaaactgaaaacaaagagagaaCATTGTATTACGCTCACCACTATGGCTTCAAAAGGCACTGAGCTTTCGCGGGTGAGCAGCGTAAATCTAATCTCCAAAGCAAAGATCACAACTGTGAAAATGACTTTTGTGATAGTCGTGGCATATATCGTTTGCTGGACTCCCTTTTTCTTCGTGCAGATGTGGTCAGCTTGGGATCCTGACGCACCCAGAGAAG AGATGCCCTTCATTATTTCTATGCTGCTGGCCAGTCTCAACAGCTGCTGTAACCCCTGGATCTACATGTTTTTTGCGGGCCACCTATTCCATGATCTGAGGCAGCATTTCCTGTGCTGCTCCAGGCGCTACCTGAAGCCATCCCAGTGTAACTGCGAGC ACGTCCACCACAGAGGTCCTGCAGCCAGCGTCCTGAAGCCTGGGCTGTTCTTTCTACTTTTTAAGCATACTTCAGCGATACATCGCCATGACATCCTCTCTCATCATCCTGTGCAAAGGCTCACTCAATAA
- the cav3 gene encoding caveolin-3 — translation MAEQYNASDRKIYRDSKIKEIDLINRDPKLINEDVVKVDFEDVIAEPDGTHSLDGVWKASYTTFTVSKYWCYRILSAIFGIPVSLLWGFLFACISFCHIWAVMPCIKCCLIENQCLSRMYSICVHTFCDPLFEALGKVFSTIRVALRKEV, via the exons ATGGCGGAGCAGTACAACGCGTCCGACAGGAAGATCTACAGGGACAGCAAAATCAAAGAGATCGACCTGATCAACCGGGACCCCAAGCTGATCAATGAGGATGTGGTGAAG GTAGACTTTGAGGATGTGATCGCCGAGCCGGACGGCACCCACAGCCTGGACGGGGTGTGGAAGGCCAGCTACACCACCTTCACCGTGTCCAAGTACTGGTGCTACCGCATACTGTCGGCCATCTTCGGCATCCCCGTGTCCCTGCTGTGGGGCTTCCTGTTCGCCTGCATCTCCTTCTGCCACATCTGGGCCGTCATGCCCTGCATCAAGTGCTGCCTGATCGAGAACCAGTGCCTGAGCCGCATGTACTCCATCTGCGTCCACACCTTCTGCGACCCCCTCTTCGAAGCGCTGGGAAAGGTCTTCAGCACCATTCGGGTGGCTCTGCGCAAGGAAGTTTAG